In one Thermosipho ferrireducens genomic region, the following are encoded:
- the rapZ gene encoding RNase adapter RapZ, whose amino-acid sequence MKKLVILTGLSGAGKSTAMGLLEDLGFYCIDNFPPVLVDKLLPALSINIENLVLVMDARSGYIEKLVEVVNTVKRKYSNIVQVIFLMAKKEVLMNRFAHTRRNHPLLKEFHSLEKAVENEIERTSPLKEMADIIIDTSFLNPHELREKLKTFLEKFSQVFSVRFVSFGFKYGIPLDVDFIFDVRFFPNPFYINGLRDKSGKDKEVKEFMYMTEGVKEYLRMMGELVKFAVQKYENEGRMEINVGIGCTGGQHRSVFFAEELGEIFSEKFNVTVEHRDVK is encoded by the coding sequence TTGAAAAAGCTGGTAATATTAACCGGGTTATCCGGAGCGGGTAAATCAACAGCCATGGGATTGTTAGAAGATTTAGGCTTTTACTGTATAGACAATTTTCCGCCGGTATTAGTTGATAAACTACTACCGGCTTTGTCTATTAATATAGAGAATCTTGTGCTTGTTATGGATGCAAGAAGTGGATACATAGAGAAATTAGTAGAAGTTGTTAATACAGTGAAAAGGAAATATTCTAACATAGTTCAGGTGATTTTTTTGATGGCAAAAAAAGAAGTTTTAATGAATAGGTTTGCACATACTCGAAGAAATCATCCGCTTTTAAAAGAATTCCATTCGCTGGAAAAAGCTGTAGAAAATGAGATTGAAAGAACTTCACCGTTAAAGGAAATGGCGGACATAATTATAGATACATCTTTTTTAAATCCACATGAGCTTAGAGAGAAGTTGAAAACATTTTTGGAAAAATTTTCTCAGGTTTTTTCTGTTAGGTTTGTAAGTTTTGGGTTTAAGTATGGAATACCTCTGGATGTTGATTTTATCTTCGATGTTCGCTTTTTTCCAAATCCTTTTTATATTAATGGTCTTAGAGATAAATCTGGTAAAGATAAGGAAGTAAAAGAGTTTATGTATATGACAGAGGGTGTGAAAGAATATTTGAGAATGATGGGAGAGCTTGTAAAATTTGCAGTTCAGAAATATGAAAACGAAGGTAGAATGGAGATAAATGTAGGTATAGGGTGCACAGGGGGGCAGCATAGATCTGTGTTTTTTGCTGAAGAATTAGGTGAAATATTTTCTGAAAAGTTTAATGTCACGGTCGAACACAGGGATGTGAAATAG
- the whiA gene encoding DNA-binding protein WhiA, which produces MRYTFSEDVKGEICQLDISTTEEAKSEIIGYLKAKGTITKTSVEMFVKIEVGFIPSARRIMNLMNIIEIDKKKLTMIKNKLKRKRVQIFIPISVLEKLRISPMNLPEYIFNDVGLFSCFLRGVFVASGSLTDPSKSYHFEIVSYNEDLLNKLKIKINEFLGISGKVVKLNYNFRYYVKRARDIIELLYFMGAQRAADKMERIVQSREIKSDFNRSLNFLSANAKRTGESNARQIEVISEIINRFGIEVLPEELRNIALARLDNEDLSLSELGQLFDPPLTKTMVYNRLKKIFKIHKELTNNK; this is translated from the coding sequence ATGAGGTACACTTTTTCAGAAGATGTTAAAGGAGAAATTTGCCAGTTGGATATTTCGACTACAGAAGAAGCCAAAAGTGAGATAATAGGTTATTTAAAAGCAAAAGGTACAATAACCAAAACATCAGTAGAGATGTTTGTGAAGATAGAAGTAGGTTTTATTCCTTCTGCTCGAAGAATCATGAATCTTATGAATATTATAGAAATTGATAAGAAAAAGCTTACCATGATAAAAAATAAACTTAAAAGAAAGAGGGTTCAAATATTCATTCCCATATCGGTTCTTGAAAAATTGCGTATATCGCCAATGAATCTCCCAGAATATATTTTTAATGATGTAGGTTTATTTTCATGTTTTTTAAGGGGAGTCTTTGTTGCGAGTGGTTCGTTGACTGATCCATCTAAGAGTTATCATTTTGAGATAGTTTCGTATAATGAAGATCTTTTGAATAAATTGAAAATCAAAATTAATGAATTTTTAGGGATTTCTGGGAAGGTAGTTAAATTAAATTATAATTTCAGGTATTATGTTAAACGAGCTCGTGATATAATAGAGTTGTTATATTTTATGGGGGCTCAAAGAGCTGCGGACAAAATGGAAAGGATAGTTCAATCGCGAGAAATAAAGAGTGACTTTAATAGGTCACTAAATTTTTTGTCTGCTAATGCGAAACGTACAGGAGAAAGTAATGCCAGGCAGATAGAGGTAATTAGTGAAATTATAAATCGTTTTGGAATAGAAGTTTTGCCAGAGGAACTTAGAAACATAGCTCTTGCAAGACTCGATAACGAAGATTTGAGTCTTTCAGAACTTGGTCAGCTTTTTGATCCACCTTTAACAAAAACTATGGTGTATAATAGGCTGAAAAAAATTTTTAAGATTCATAAAGAATTAACAAATAACAAATAG
- a CDS encoding gluconeogenesis factor YvcK family protein produces the protein MRIVTVGGGTGISTLLKGLKQFREIELTAVVTVTDEGGSSGIIREEYSVPPPGDIRNNLVALAKDEEILGKLFNYRFSNGFLSGHTVGNIILTALSKITGSFTKAIELTSEVLAIEGTVLPVSESLIRLVAVYDDGTISVGEKEIMNQKRKKIVNIYIDKPDVFILPDTKDALENADVIVFGPGSLYTSIVSNIIVNGFREAVRKNKRAKIVFVANLMTQSSETYNLTLSEHVKIVEKYLKREMDIIIVSSSKIPEEILKSYEKENSIPVKIDMNDQRVIATDLCDIIKDVDGRLKLRHDPDKIAKVILEHVRRY, from the coding sequence ATGAGAATAGTGACAGTAGGTGGTGGTACGGGAATTTCTACATTGTTAAAAGGGCTTAAACAATTTCGCGAGATAGAGTTGACAGCGGTTGTTACAGTTACAGATGAAGGGGGAAGTTCTGGTATAATACGTGAAGAATATTCCGTTCCACCTCCAGGCGATATAAGAAACAATTTAGTCGCACTGGCAAAAGATGAAGAGATTCTTGGAAAATTGTTTAATTATAGATTTTCAAATGGGTTCCTTTCTGGGCATACAGTTGGCAATATTATCCTTACTGCATTGTCAAAGATTACCGGTAGCTTTACAAAGGCTATAGAATTAACTTCTGAGGTTTTAGCAATTGAAGGGACAGTTTTACCAGTTTCAGAATCTTTGATCAGGTTAGTTGCAGTTTATGATGATGGAACAATTTCTGTGGGAGAAAAGGAGATAATGAATCAAAAAAGAAAAAAGATAGTAAATATATATATTGACAAACCAGATGTTTTTATTCTTCCAGATACAAAAGATGCACTCGAGAACGCAGATGTGATAGTTTTTGGTCCAGGAAGTTTGTACACCAGTATAGTTTCTAATATAATAGTTAATGGTTTTAGAGAAGCAGTAAGAAAGAACAAACGTGCAAAAATAGTGTTCGTGGCAAATTTAATGACTCAGAGTAGTGAAACATACAACTTAACTCTTTCAGAACATGTTAAAATAGTGGAAAAGTATCTTAAAAGAGAAATGGACATTATTATTGTTAGCTCTTCGAAAATACCTGAAGAAATTTTAAAGAGTTATGAAAAGGAGAATTCAATCCCGGTTAAAATAGATATGAATGATCAAAGGGTAATAGCTACTGATTTGTGCGATATAATTAAGGATGTAGATGGACGATTGAAATTGAGACACGATCCAGATAAAATTGCGAAGGTCATTTTAGAACATGTGAGGAGATATTGA
- the greA gene encoding transcription elongation factor GreA, with protein sequence MAKSKDTIFLTKEGYEKLRRELDTLKEKLMFEIAERIKEARELGDLSENSEYQEAKNERGRIAARINELENMLSKAEVISDLDTNTVNIGNWVIIKNLDTSEQTKIQLVTPHEADVFNNKISIESPLGRALVGKRMGEVVKIKAPKGAFKYEIIGIQV encoded by the coding sequence ATGGCAAAAAGCAAAGATACTATTTTTCTTACTAAAGAAGGATATGAAAAATTAAGACGTGAACTTGATACATTAAAGGAAAAGCTTATGTTTGAAATAGCTGAAAGAATAAAAGAAGCAAGAGAGTTAGGGGATCTTTCTGAAAATTCAGAATATCAGGAAGCCAAAAATGAACGGGGAAGAATAGCGGCTCGAATTAATGAACTGGAAAATATGTTGTCAAAAGCAGAGGTTATATCCGACCTGGATACAAATACTGTTAACATAGGTAATTGGGTAATCATAAAAAACCTGGATACAAGTGAGCAGACAAAGATTCAATTGGTTACACCTCACGAGGCGGATGTTTTTAATAACAAAATAAGTATTGAATCTCCACTTGGAAGGGCGCTTGTAGGAAAAAGAATGGGAGAAGTAGTTAAGATAAAGGCTCCAAAAGGAGCTTTTAAATATGAAATAATAGGTATACAGGTTTAG
- the nrdR gene encoding transcriptional regulator NrdR yields MKCPFCGHEETRVLDSRVDSSGFTIRRRRECLQCKARFTTYERYESGPVFVVKKDGRREKFNRQKILNGVMKACEKRPVPLENMEKAVDTVISKLQKSGNLEVSTAEIGTLVMEQLKALDEVAYVRFASVYKDFREIDQFLELVEELKNQK; encoded by the coding sequence GTGAAATGTCCTTTTTGTGGACATGAAGAAACAAGGGTATTAGATTCTCGAGTAGATTCAAGTGGTTTTACAATTCGAAGAAGAAGAGAGTGTCTTCAGTGCAAAGCGAGGTTTACAACGTACGAGAGATACGAATCTGGGCCGGTATTTGTTGTAAAAAAAGATGGAAGACGTGAAAAATTTAATAGGCAAAAAATACTTAATGGTGTTATGAAAGCGTGTGAAAAAAGGCCTGTTCCTTTAGAGAATATGGAAAAAGCAGTGGATACTGTGATAAGCAAATTGCAGAAATCTGGTAACCTTGAAGTTTCTACTGCTGAAATAGGAACGCTTGTTATGGAACAGCTTAAGGCTCTTGATGAAGTTGCCTATGTCAGATTTGCGTCGGTGTATAAAGATTTTAGAGAAATTGATCAGTTTCTTGAACTTGTTGAAGAATTAAAAAATCAAAAATAG